From a region of the Trichoderma atroviride chromosome 6, complete sequence genome:
- a CDS encoding uncharacterized protein (EggNog:ENOG41) produces the protein MPRTYQYLTPEECAHFIEHGWLKVENAIKPEYLHGWMENLWTRLGYDPEDKSTWKETYMKLPRHREVPVSEFCPDAWNKIVEIVGGEEEIDPIRERYHGDQFIINFGNEYWKTHEIPPTEATGWHTDNDWYRQFLDSSGNALTIIHCFTDIPEQGGGTLIAEDGIQGVCQYLYDHPEGFDSPFEDVLYKHIPKCQRFSHIVAKAGDVFITHGLLPHTNGQNHLHYARVITNPHVNLVEPYNLNRGDGDYVILRALNRTSIPEYKPTRPRLAHYPRTAYFKRARITEELQRLIAAAEENGLSPESVDSIYLKGEDAIAEHERRNGYDKAYGPGGVIQRKEGGKFEDISTAARQVFV, from the exons ATGCCTCGCACATATCAGTATTTGACACCCGAGGAATGCGCTCACTTTATTGAGCATGGATGGCTGAAAGTTGAAAATGCAATTAAGCCAGAGTACCTCCATGGGTGGATGGAAAATCTCTGGACTCGGCTCGGTTATGACCCAGAAGACAAGTCGACTTGGAAAGAGACCTACATGAAACTTCCACGTCACCGAGAAGTTCCCGTGTCTGAATTCTGCCCTGATGCATGGAACAAGATTGTTGAAATTGTGggtggcgaagaagagattgatcCTATTCGCGAGCGTTATCATGGTGATCAATTCATTATAAATTTTGGCAATGAGTACTGGAAGACCCACGAAATTCCTCCAACAGAAGCAACGGGATGGCACACCGATAATGATTGGTACCGCCAGTTCCTTGATAGCAGCGGAAATGCGTTGACAATCATTCACTGCTTCACAGATATTCCGGAACAGGGCGGTGGCACGCTTATAGCAGAGGATGGTATTCAGG GTGTTTGCCAATATCTTTATGACCACCCCGAAGGTTTCGACTCTCCCTTTGAAGATGTGTTGTACAAACATATACCCAAGTGCCAAAGGTTCTCTCACATTGTCGCAAAAGCTGGCGATGTATTCATTACTCACGGATTACTTCCACACACAAATGGGCAAAACCATCTCCATTATGCACGTGTGATTACAAATCCTCATGTGAATCTTGTTGAACCATACAACCTAAATCGAGGAGATGGCGACTAT GTCATCCTTCGTGCACTAAATCGAACCTCCATCCCAGAATATAAACCCACTCGTCCGAGGCTGGCTCATTATCCTCGCACCGCATACTTTAAGCGTGCTCGCATCACTGAGGAACTTCAAAGGCTGATAGCTGCGGCTGAGGAGAACGGTTTAAGTCCCGAGAGTGTGGACAGTATTTATTTGAAAGGCGAAGATGCCATTGCGGAACACGAAAGGCGAAATGGATACGACAAAGCATATGGTCCAGGTGGCGTTATTCAACGGAAAGAAGGTGGCAAGTTCGAAGATATCTCTACGGCGGCCAGGCAAGTTTTCGTATAA
- a CDS encoding uncharacterized protein (EggNog:ENOG41) → MAKPLNGACSRCHAKKMKCHFDLPGTVCASCHRLGEACFPRKRQRMGRQPRVKKYPSGNSSIMRFESTSQYDWERQSPSDCDKLSAPTACFPRSSASQDVGWMVNKRSTIFMSDKGMQLATSIVRTPEPPGAAYRQVYNILVNKDSFYELHRQFMLGREYADEFQAAVLVLFNRSPHILSPAYYAVLGLAAFRSICSRGLHGFDWSRGADCIRCLRHASLFIANVEDAAVFLMLGQLLLVYNHLVPSFCEQAIECGALLSAKDWYPALVLRPELDSVTLCLVLVDTVKCLIARELPVMRLTAVDRGTFDRFIGACSSFLPLLYDLCERSYQVKMSIIPKVCEKENLEAIDPYKDIEREISAWKPLPHEPRSSQHELFETDAALAQASLYRIAALLVIHRLRFPIGKEDSTARRYADCILTQLSFISTCSSEGTGIGLDFPLLVAMMELPNRGEQVFWALDNFRIRQNFSNLAQFVKSVWEEYDSGYDGLWLDLIPRKLQLPMLP, encoded by the coding sequence ATGGCGAAGCCTCTCAATGGTGCGTGTAGCCGTTGTCACGCCAAAAAAATGAAATGTCACTTTGATCTGCCTGGAACTGTGTGCGCCAGTTGTCATCGACTAGGCGAAGCATGTTTcccaaggaaaaggcagcgCATGGGACGTCAGCCCCGTGTGAAAAAGTATCCATCGGGAAACTCGTCTATCATGCGGTTTGAGTCGACAAGCCAATACGACTGGGAAAGGCAATCACCTTCTGACTGCGACAAACTCTCAGCTCCTACGGCATGTTTTCCTAGATCATCAGCTAGTCAGGATGTGGGTTGGATGGTGAATAAACGATCTACCATCTTCATGAGTGACAAAGGCATGCAACTGGCCACATCTATTGTGCGCACACCCGAACCGCCTGGGGCGGCTTATCGCCAAGTTTACAACATCCTTGTCAACAAAGACTCGTTCTACGAGCTCCATCGCCAATTTATGTTAGGGCGAGAATATGCCGATGAGTTCCAGGCTGCAGTCCTAGTATTGTTCAATCGTTCCCCTCACATTTTGTCTCCCGCTTACTACGCCGTATTGGGTCTCGCTGCTTTCCGCAGTATTTGCAGCAGAGGACTACACGGTTTTGATTGGAGCAGGGGGGCTGATTGCATCCGATGCTTAAGGCATGCCTCACTCTTCATAGCTAATgtagaagatgctgccgttTTCCTGATGCTTGGCCAACTTCTTTTGGTTTACAACCACCTGGTTCCCAGCTTCTGTGAGCAAGCTATCGAATGCGGTGCACTTCTGAGCGCCAAGGACTGGTACCCAGCTTTGGTTCTACGGCCAGAGCTGGATTCGGTTACCCTTTGTTTGGTTCTAGTGGACACAGTCAAATGTTTGATTGCTCGTGAGTTGCCTGTTATGCGGCTGACCGCTGTCGACCGAGGCACATTCGACAGGTTCATTGGCGCTTgctcctcttttcttcctctacTTTATGATCTATGTGAGCGGAGCTATCAAGTCAAGATGAGCATAATTCCAAAGGTTTGCGAGAAAGAGAACCTGGAGGCAATCGATCCTTACAAGGACATTGAAAGGGAAATTAGCGCTTGGAAGCCTCTGCCCCACGAGCCTCGTTCTTCGCAGCACGAACTTTTTGAAACGGATGCAGCGCTGGCGCAGGCGAGTTTATACCGCATCGCGGCGTTGCTCGTCATACATCGCCTGCGCTTTCCCATCGGTAAAGAGGACAGCACTGCGCGTCGGTATGCGGACTGCATATTAACTCAACTGTCATTTATTAGCACGTGCTCGTCTGAAGGAACGGGGATTGGGCTGGATTTCCCACTTTTGGTCGCCATGATGGAGCTCCCTAATCGAGGTGAACAAGTGTTTTGGGCGTTGGACAACTTTAGGATCCGGCAAAACTTTAGCAACCTTGCGCAGTTTGTCAAATCGGTCTGGGAAGAGTATGATTCAGGTTATGATGGCCTTTGGCTTGACCTTATACCCCGCAAGTTACAATTGCCAATGTTGCCCTAG
- a CDS encoding uncharacterized protein (EggNog:ENOG41~TransMembrane:1 (o197-217i)), translating to MAVHEQFLRFASGNEQRSISREDLGFYHAVIVGALYEFGDDVDAYSPSSYYQPLRQCIEEHAYLHVAIGDTHTDKAFYHHVLDIHLEQHVVMADHTASSDDLTGIQKVLADDLDKPFPTGVPPWRITVLPLRTGCFIAFSYSHSIGDGWTGVVFHHTFLNAFRKCPISSRSVDPLVKIPPRPLPPPFDTPERLPISWSYLIAPLVAMILPAFVTKLLRLRVSVSAVNTSTWTGSLSRFDAETHRTKVVVYEIEEHILSSAIRAARDHDAKLTATFHGIVSRALSRAIPDRKYTNFASLTAVNMRTSIGIPVDEMGNFVSGLYMSHPRDDTRGDFSDDFWAAACANTHKLMAAASALSDQPIGLLRYLLSIRKWLVGRIGKQRDSSYEVSNIGSFDAENHLSNNSDETARITKMAFAQPGHVSSSVMAFNLASVKGGNLIYSVTWQQGALGIDEENEDSLVHSICATIRQDLESLV from the exons ATGGCCGTTCACGAGCAGTTTTTGCGATTCGCAA GTGGCAATGAACAGCGCTCAATAAGCCGCGAGGACTTGGGCTTCTATCATGCTGTGATTGTCGGCGCTCTCTATGAATTTGGTGACGACGTGGATGCTTATTCACCAAGTTCATATTACCAACCACTTCGACAGTGCATTGAAGAGCATGCATATCTCCACGTCGCAATTGGTGACACGCATACCGACAAGGCATTTTACCACCACGTCTTGGACATCCACTTAGAACAACACGTCGTCATGGCTGATCACACCGCGTCCAGTGATGATTTGACCGGAATCCAGAAAGTACTAGCAGACGACCTAGATAAGCCATTTCCAACCGGTGTTCCTCCATGGAGAATCACTGTCCTCCCACTGCGGACGGGCTGCTTCATTGCCTTTTCTTACTCGCATTCGATTGGAGATGGCTGGACAGGAGTCGTGTTCCACCATACCTTTCTGAACGCATTCAGGAAGTGCCCAATATCCTCACGATCGGTAGATCCCTTGGTCAAAATACCTCCAAGGCCGCTACCCCCACCGTTTGATACGCCTGAAAGATTGCCCATATCCTGGTCATACCTTATTGCACCCCTCGTTGCGATGATTTTGCCAGCATTTGTCACAAAACTACTGCGGCTACGGGTTTCTGTTTCCGCCGTCAACACAAGCACTTGGACTGGCTCACTATCCCGTTTCGATGCAGAGACTCATCGAACAAAGGTTGTGGTATATGAAATCGAAGAACACATCCTTAGTTCAGCAATCCGTGCAGCAAGAGACCACGATGCCAAGTTGACTGCAACTTTTCACGGCATTGTGAGCCGGGCACTGAGCAGGGCTATCCCCGATCGCAAATATACAAACTTTGCATCTTTGACGGCAGTGAATATGCGGACATCCATCGGCATTCCAGTTGACGAAATGGGTAATTTCGTATCAGGCTTGTATATGAGCCATCCGCGCGACGACACACGTGGCGACTTTTCCGATGATTTTTGGGCTGCTGCCTGCGCGAATACTCACAAGCtcatggcagcagcttcagcactCTCAGATCAACCAATTGGCTTGCTCCGATATTTGTTGAGCATTAGGAAATGGTTAGTAGGGAGGATTGGCAAGCAGCGAGACAGCTCATACGAAGTGAGTAACATAGGCTCTTTCGATGCTGAAAATCACTTGTCGAATAATAGCGACGAGACAGCTAGAATTACGAAAATGGCGTTTGCACAGCCTGGACATGTCAGCTCCTCTGTAATGGCATTCAATCTCGCTAGTGTTAAAGGCGGCAACTTGATATATAGCGTAACTTGGCAACAAGGAGCTTTGGGCATCGACGAGGAGAATGAAGATAGCCTTGTTCATAGCATCTGTGCTACAATTAGGCAAGACTTGGAATCGTTAGTGTAG
- a CDS encoding uncharacterized protein (EggNog:ENOG41~TransMembrane:12 (i33-54o66-87i99-122o128-148i160-181o187-207i273-291o311-332i365-384o396-418i430-451o457-477i)): MSTEPKLELGAPRPSPIPEEPYSAFSSWQKRSIVILMASVGCLGTLSSFVYFPAIPQLADHLHVSIADINLTITVYLIVAAIAPTIVGNSADTIGRRPTVAVCLVIYLGADIGLALSPSFAALLCFRILQAAGISGTFAITFGVLGDLFTPAERGSTSGIMSFVLNTPPSFGPVLSGLLMQRWGWRSIFWFLTTASACFLLVIALCLPETSRLVVGNGSASATHGLCRPILPLLLAKSSIGEQVSDDASSNERTARMSCSNPLKTLGVLRKPATFLIICAMAIYYAIYSSLQASLSNLFSTTYKTSSLVTGLIYLPFGVGCGLGAVLSGKVLDIEYRRTATRLHFPLDHGANHDLASFPIEKARLGSLVYALLPCCLCIAGYGWSIQYELHMAVPLILQFLIGLSVQGIFTAIGTLLVDTHPGKPASAQAANNLIRCATAGAGLAIFEPTLGQLGPGWTFVVAAACGLVAATLLFWVRESGMSWRRRSRRREANENGSQ; this comes from the exons ATGTCCACAGAACCAAAGCTCGAGTTGGGCGCACCGAGGCCCAGTCCAATCCCAGAAGAGCCTTACTCGGCTTTCAGTAGCTGGCAAAAACGCTCGATCGTGATTCTGATGGCCTCAGTGGGCTGTCTCGGCACACTCAGCAGCTTCGTCTACTTCCCCGCAATCCCACAACTGGCCGACCATCTCCACGTCTCTATCGCTGACATTAACCTGACCATCACCGTGTATCTCATCGTGGCGGCGATTGCCCCGACGATCGTTGGCAATTCCGCCGACACAATCGGTAGGCGTCCGACCGTCGCCGTCTGCTTGGTTATTTATCTCGGTGCGGATATTGGGCTAGCCTTGTCGCCATCGTTCGCTGCTCTACTATGCTTTCGCATCTTACAGGCTGCCGGGATATCGGGGACGTTTGCCATCACTTTTGGAGTCCTCGGTGATTTGTTCACGCCGGCGGAACGAGGGAGCACCTCGGGCATCATGTCTTTTGTTCTCAACACCCCTCCAAGCTTTGGCCCCGTTCTCAGCGGATTGCTGATGCAGCGGTGGGGATGGCGTTCGATCTTCTGGTTCCTCACAACGGCGTCGGCGTGCTTCTTGCTTGTCATCGCCCTATGTCTTCCTGAAACTTCCCGATTAGTTGTGGGAAACGGGAGTGCATCGGCGACTCATGGTCTTTGTAGGCCGATCCTCCCACTTTTACTGGCTAAATCTTCGATCGGCGAGCAAGTTTCCGACGATGCATCAAGTAATGAGAGAACTGCGCGCATGAGCTGTTCCAATCCGCTGAAGACGCTCGGTGTACTGAGAAAACCTGCAACGTTCCTCATTATCTGCGCAATGGCCATATACTACGCCATCTACTCGTCCCTTCAAGCTTCGCTATCAAATCTATTTAGCACCACATACAAGACTTCGAGTTTGGTCACCGGCTTGATCTATCTTCCATTTGGTGTCGGATGCGGTCTCGGAGCTGTCCTCTCAG GCAAAGTACTGGATATAGAATACCGACGGACGGCAACCAGACTTCATTTTCCACTGGACCACGGAGCAAACCATGACCTGGCTTCCTTTCCCATCGAAAAGGCTCGTCTCGGCAGCCTGGTTTACGCTCTGTTGCCTTGCTGCCTCTGCATCGCTGGATACGGGTGGTCAATCCAGTATGAGTTA CACATGGCGGTGCCGCTTATACTACAGTTCCTCATCGGCCTTTCTGTGCAGGGTATTTTCACAGCCATAGGCACGCTGCTGGTAGATACGCACCCGGGGAAACCAGCAAGTGCACAGGCGGCCAACAACTTGATCCGCTGTGCAACTGCAGGTGCAGGACTGGCTATATTCGAGCCTACACTTGGGCAATTGGGACCCGGCTGGACTTTCGTAGTTGCTGCGGCGTGCGGTCTCGTGGCGGCCACGCTGCTGTTCTGGGTCAGGGAGTCCGGTATGTCGTGGAGAAGACGCTCTCGCCGCCGTGAAGCCAACGAAAACGGCTCTCAATAG
- a CDS encoding uncharacterized protein (EggNog:ENOG41), which translates to MFRKPFTFPRRHRDEVVEADHNTSDDENIRPLALERIPSSTTSTIADRSVKDPLGLKVVYRPPKERKVDIIFVHGLGGSSRMTWTKDHNLDNFWPLTFLPHEPEIGDARIMTFGYNAKFKPGSSGSSTISVLDFAKELLYDLKYATDESSPELEDLRLGQKPIIFLVHSMGGLIVKEAYMQGKDDPEYAAIIKAISSIIFLSTPHRGTNLAETLNRILKVSLVAKPMQFISELTSGSQTLQKLNESFRHVAEKLQIISFYETRPTPIMKSATSIMVLEKESSVLGYPGEISKPLDADHNGVCKYDGPDDPRYITIRNALKNLVAKSNHKEGREHTARHASSDSSSSNNSDFNALDRDRHRRGSRRASTKEEPTNAPDTAEVAKANLGDYLSSAESPNQDFNFFRDRWTVGTCEWIFSDQAFTSWLEDHRTSPHVLWLQGNAAGGKSIMSSFIIDKLARSGLPCYYFFFRFNDQKKRSIGTLLRSLAAQMASSIPAYAYKLLDVASVTTDLKAADFRSIWQWFFKDTLFALGEEVGHPIYWVMDGLDEADTPSSLIRLLADMDAAAVKIPLRILIVSRKTHDLSSAFVRLGKRIDMDTIWIEGHPQDLLAYVEQEMDFTEDSEYRDQVVAQLLERTGGNFLWLHLAVHKINQCHTKLDVERALEDLPSGMHELYDRMALLVQNQPKASDRRLGQSILGWATCARRSLSIEELKDALGGTSDMREIVEIHRTVEDLCGGFVVVDNEGKIAMLHETAREYLTGSALYESSGRRPCAIDPRRTHDLLFKRCIACLTDPSLRNLINRGEPPALLNYAISSWYIHLSKGTCVDPNPEILDVVVRFLRSPHVLVWMFSAATQNELRFLVIASRYLAGVVLSLRQIQDEGESLAQRQATEVIEGWATDLIKIVGKFGKNLTRDPDSIYRRIPPFCPSPSMIYQQFGKKESRTLHVSGVATTRWDDCLARFSFESGAVASTVLNAGSRLVILTIDRRTSTIATYSDATFGEQRRMQHAERVLMIQVNKLGSLLVSYGYKTTRIWDITTGACIKVANNPATLPRPQAIAFFQDEILMSSEDRCVRSLSISDESSVEWELKSRVEEQGQVLDGIIANAPTCAAISHDGRMVAYGYRGHPITVWEIDPTVFYSEIVLDSDGAIDMLEASSMRWHPLRYEIFCLSSIGVLFKWDPDYDQAEFTTQSGADKLNINPNGSLVVTGDARGNIKVYASADLSLLCHLHSQDNIVSLSFSSDSRRLYDVRSLYGIVWEPSTLVRLAEKSEYPESNTDLDFTGDNESLAKLSLYSEHTSAQFDSVVSLARQPVGSLYCYATEDGVAMLGEVGKGNVGELARSASYLAMEHMVWSEDGRLVVLSDLGGRLLFKRVTRSSNKWSIQHEHDLVIPPSHGHITQLVVHPSGDRLLAATPTTLHCANLKTWEISAKPCPVGVEPQIKWACHPTMPDYILGFSRTRVRIVSWATLDELCVRTYALPRAARQQVPAPTTASHGLLARASTLKSDRDKLGRLISGQGFPQILFETHLAGSGEATREFLVFEAADITPTPGNATTGLLYTTLPEHVASRIREPLAFLPRGKLAYLDIDSWICTFRLSMRPSLGGARPVGSSISSSSLQSSGPTDSQPGRRLSETLSRRRGSHQITGTATERVAAARRHGSESAILTNTSGIERHYFLPGDWATANEAYLCAMTPDGTLLCPQNGGIASVQSATLRK; encoded by the exons ACAACCTGGACAACTTCTGGCCCCTCACGTTCCTGCCTCATGAGCCCGAGATCGGAGATGCCCGAATCATGACGTTTGGATACAACGCCAAGTTCAAGCCGGGAAGCAGCGGGTCAAGTACCATATCTGTGCTGGACTTTGCCAAGGAGTTGCTCTATGACCTCAAATATGCGACCGATGAGTCGTCACCGGAGCTGGAGGATCTCAGACTGGGGCAGAAACCGATCATATTCTTGGTCCACTCGATGGGCGGGCTCATCGTCAAAGAGGCATACATGCAGGGCAAAGACGACCCCGAGTACGCGGCtatcatcaaggccatctcatccatcatcttcctgtCGACACCGCATCGTGGAACAAACTTAGCTGAGACACTGAACCGCATTCTCAAGGTCTCATTAGTCGCCAAGCCGATGCAGTTCATCTCCGAGCTCACATCAGGGTCACAGACGTTGCAGAAGCTGAACGAGTCGTTCCGGCACGTTGCTGAGAAGCTTCAGATTATTTCGTTCTATGAGACTCGCCCGACGCCAATAATGAAAAGCGCCACCAGCATCATGGTCTTGGAGAAGGAATCTTCGGTGCTCGGGTACCCTGGTGAGATATCCAAGCCACTGGATGCGGACCATAACGGAGTCTGCAAGTACGATGGCCCGGACGATCCGCGCTACATCACCATCAGAAATGCGCTGAAGAATTTGGTTGCCAAGTCCAATCATAAGG AGGGGAGAGAACACACGGCTCGTCACGCGAGCTCcgatagcagcagtagcaacAACAGCGATTTCAATGCTCTAGACCGAGACCGCCACCGAAGAGGATCGAGACGTGCGTCGACGAAGGAAG AACCGACAAATGCGCCTGACACAGCAGAAGTCGCAAAGGCAAACCTCGGGGACTATCTCTCCTCGGCAGAGTCGCCAAACCAAGACTTCAACTTCTTCCGTGACCGCTGGACTGTTGGAACCTGCGAGTGGATCTTCAGTGACCAAGCCTTCACATCCTGGCTCGAGGATCATCGAACGAGTCCCCACGTCCTATGGCTCCAGGGCAACGCAGCCGGCGGCAAGTCCATCATGTCGTCTTTTATAATCGACAAACTTGCCCGGAGTGGTCTGCCGTgttactatttctttttccgcTTCAACGACCAAAAGAAGCGCTCCATAGGCACCCTTCTTCGGTCACTCGCTGCCCAGATGGCCTCCTCGATCCCTGCCTACGCATATAAGCTACTGGACGTGGCTTCGGTGACTACCGATCTGAAAGCGGCTGACTTTCGGAGTATCTGGCAATGGTTCTTCAAGGACACTTTGTTTGCTCTGGGAGAGGAAGTTGGACATCCGATATACTGGGTGATGGATGGGCTGGATGAGGCTGACACGCCTTCGTCGCTGATCCGCCTCCTGGCCGACATGGATGCAGCCGCTGTCAAGATCCCTCTTCGCATTCTCATTGTCAGTCGCAAGACTCACGACCTCTCATCTGCCTTTGTGCGCTTGGGCAAACGCATCGACATGGACACCATCTGGATTGAGGGCCACCCACAGGATCTTCTCGCGTACGTTGAGCAGGAGATGGACTTTACCGAGGACAGCGAGTACCGCGATCAGGTCGTagcccagctgctggagcgtACGGGAGGAAACTTCCTGTGGCTGCACCTGGCTGTGCACAAGATCAACCAGTGCCACACAAAATTAGACGTGGAACGGGCGCTTGAAGATCTACCGTCAGGTATGCACGAGCTATATGATCGGATGGCTTTGTTGGTCCAGAACCAGCCAAAGGCCAGTGACCGTCGCCTGGGGCAGAGTATTCTCGGCTGGGCTACATGTGCAAGGCGGTCTCTCAGCATTGAGGAACTGAAAGATGCCCTGGGAGGAACAAGCGATATGCGCGAGATCGTCGAGATTCACCGGACTGTAGAAGACCTCTGTGGTGGCTTTGTTGTGGTAGACAATGAGGGCAAGATTGCCATGCTCCATGAGACAGCGCGCGAGTATCTTACCGGCTCGGCTCTATATGAGAGCTCTGGACGACGGCCATGCGCAATTGACCCGCGAAGGACACACGATCTGCTCTTCAAGAGGTGTATAGCTTGTCTCACAGATCCATCGCTGCGGAATCTCATCAATCGCGGCGAGCCACCCGCCCTTCTCAACTACGCCATCAGCTCGTGGTACATTCACCTGTCGAAGGGGACATGCGTCGACCCCAACCCCGAGATCCTCGATGTTGTTGTTCGATTTCTTCGTAGCCCTCACGTCCTTGTCTGGATGTTCAGCGCAGCGACTCAGAACGAACTGCGGTTCCTCGTCATTGCCTCTCGATACCTGGCCGGCGTGGTGCTTAGCCTGCGACAGATCCAAGATGAAGGCGAGTCCTTGGCCCAGCGCCAGGCCACGGAAGTCATCGAAGGTTGGGCAACGGACTTGATCAAGATCGTGGGCAAGTTTGGCAAGAACCTGACGCGGGACCCAGACTCAATCTACAGGCGGATTCCACCGTTCTGCCCGTCGCCATCCATGATCTATCAGCAATTCggcaagaaagagagccGGACGCTACATGTCTCCGGAGTAGCGACCACAAGGTGGGACGACTGCCTGGCGCGCTTTTCCTTCGAGTCCGGGGCTGTGGCATCGACGGTATTAAACGCTGGGAGCCGGTTAGTGATACTCACAATCGATCGAAGGACCAGCACGATCGCCACCTACAGCGACGCAACCTTTGGAGAGCAGCGGCGTATGCAGCACGCCGAACGGGTTCTCATGATACAGGTGAACAAGCTGGGGAGTCTACTCGTGAGCTACGGCTATAAAACGACCAGGATATGGGACATTACGACGGGTGCTTGTATCAAGGTGGCCAACAACCCAGCCACGCTGCCGCGACCTCAGGCCATTGCCTTCTTCCAAGACGAAATTCTTATGAGTAGCGAGGACCGCTGTGTTCGTTCTCTGTCCATCAGTGACGAATCTAGTGTTGAGTGGGAGCTCAAGTCGCGCGTCGAGGAACAGGGCCAGGTATTAGACGGTATCATAGCCAACGCTCCCACCTGCGCGGCCATTAGCCACGACGGGCGCATGGTTGCTTACGGATATCGAGGGCATCCCATCACCGTCTGGGAGATTGACCCCACGGTTTTCTACAGCGAGATTGTGCTGGACTCAGATGGTGCGATTGACATGTTGGAGGCGTCAAGTATGAGATGGCACCCTCTGCGTTACGAGATCTTCTGCCTGAGCAGTATTGGCGTCCTGTTCAAATGGGATCCAGATTATGACCAGGCTGAGTTTACGACGCAATCCGGCGCAGACAAGCTCAACATCAACCCCAACGGATCTCTTGTGGTGACTGGGGACGCGAGGGGCAACATCAAGGTCTATGCCAGTGCAGATCTCTCGCTGTTATGCCACTTGCACTCGCAGGACAACATTGTGAGTTTATCCTTCAGCTCGGACTCGCGGAGGCTGTATGACGTGCGCAGTCTTTATGGAATTGTCTGGGAGCCAAGCACTCTCGTGAGGCTGGCGGAAAAGTCCGAATACCCGGAGAGCAATACAGACCTCGATTTCACGGGCGATAACGAAAGTCTGGCGAAACTGTCGCTCTATTCCGAGCACACTTCAGCTCAGTTCGACAGCGTCGTCTCGCTCGCCAGACAGCCCGTCGGGTCCCTCTACTGCTACGCTACCGAGGACGGCGTCGCAATGCTAGGAGAGGTTGGGAAGGGTAACGTGGGAGAGCTGGCGCGCTCAGCGAGCTACTTGGCCATGGAGCACATGGTTTGGAGCGAGGATGGGCGTCTCGTCGTCTTGAGCGATCTCGGGGGGCGGTTACTGTTCAAGCGGGTCACGCGGTCTTCCAACAAATGGAGCATCCAGCACGAGCATGATCTTGTCATTCCACCCTCGCACGGGCACATCACACAGCTCGTGGTCCATCCATCCGGAGACCGACTGCTTGCCGCTACGCCGACGACGCTGCACTGCGCCAACCTCAAGACATGGGAAATAAGTGCCAAGCCATGTCCCGTTGGTGTTGAGCCCCAGATCAAGTGGGCATGCCATCCCACGATGCCCGACTACATTCTCGGGTTCTCGAGAACGCGGGTGCGCATCGTGTCTTGGGCAACTCTCGATGAGTTGTGCGTCAGAACCTATGCGCTTCCACGGGCAGCAAGGCAACAAGTGCCAGCGCCAACGACTGCTTCACACGGACTTTTGGCTCGTGCCAGTACCCTCAAGTCGGATCGAGATAAGCTTGGGCGGCTGATCTCGGGCCAAGGCTTTCCTCAGATCCTTTTCGAGACACATCTGGCCGGATCAGGGGAGGCGACCCGCGAGTTCCTCGTCTTCGAGGCAGCGGACATCACTCCAACCCCGGGAAACGCAACGACTGGGCTTTTGTATACTACCTTGCCAGAGCATGTGGCCTCTCGCATACGGGAGCCTCTCGCTTTCCTGCCGCGAGGCAAACTTGCCTACCTCGACATCGATTCCTGGATCTGTACATTCCGCTTGTCTATGAGACCGAGTCTTGGCGGAGCCCGGCCGGTTGGATCATCAatatcatcctcatcgttgcAATCTAGCGGTCCAACCGACTCGCAACCCGGCCGCCGACTCTCGGAAACGCTGTCTCGTAGGCGCGGGAGCCACCAGATAACAGGTACAGCTACGGAGAGAGTTGCAGCGGCAAGACGGCATGGGTCGGAGTCTGCTATATTAACCAACACTAGCGGTATAGAGAGGCATTATTTCTTACCTGGAGATTGGGCTACAGCAAATGAGGCATATCTCTGCGCGATGACGCCGGACGGGACTCTGCTATGTCCGCAGAACGGGGGCATAGCATCAGTTCAATCAGCGACACTGCGCAAGTAG